A window of the Thunnus albacares chromosome 15, fThuAlb1.1, whole genome shotgun sequence genome harbors these coding sequences:
- the LOC122998511 gene encoding phospholipid phosphatase-related protein type 3-like, translating into MTSPKNKAKKKPPKDSMTLLPCFYFVELPIVLSSLVSLYFLELTDVLSPAMVGFRCHDRDLSMPYVETGDELIPLLMLLSLAFAGPAASIMMGEGLMYCMQSKLKTCPKSESSINAGGCSFNSFLRRTVRFVGVHVFGLLATALVTDVIQLATGYHAPFFLTVCQPNYTVPGVSCDNNAYVTQDICMGKDLYAIMSARKTFPSQHATLSGFAAVYISMYFNASISSTTKLLKPLLVFAFCMAAGLAGLTQITQHRSHPIDVYVGYLIGAGVGVYLAVYAVGNFKASEEDAPSLTKLTQAQHKDGLRVLSQRSHDSLYRKTPRVSESREELGAALGSGARSKVRREKASLASLKRASADVELLATRGPMGKETMVTFSNTLPRVANGNSPISPSEEPVVTQRHMTFHVPFDPQRSRQLVSEWKQRSLELRSQSSRDEEEGMDGTDGRDGKDEGGAAGEGGDQGMPSSLYPTVQANKGTATPTGARMVVAPPLVHIPEEASRPPPVSPKSAKTRAKWLSLTEGGGPKEPGAGPIAVSTPRVPNTQPAQPPSQQRVTQVIAMSKQQGHGIISSTKTSEGGSSSGGGSNCSESPYYRIPSDRDSCTGSNPGSIAGSGSIVTIDAHAPHHPVVRVSASNGKPWEWRNTISGNMMSGDPAGDKHRGALQRQENVCHYRDYRTLPVKTDSVCSSSASGSGDGGPEPPPPPLPTSSSPLPPPPQLSSSPLPPPPPHSSSSPLPPPPHPSSSPMPPFPHPASSHMPPPPHPSSQTSPPPLPPSSQMPPPPHPSSSQMPLPPHPSSSQMPPPPHPSSCQMPPPPQPSSSPLPPPPHPSTMLPPPHPSCSSMLPPPPHPDLLMDGHSQMLSRSSTLPRRPSVSARSHAEQENYYKAMQNERML; encoded by the exons ATGACGTCCCCTAAAAACAAAGCCAAGAAGAAACCACCCAAAGACAGCATGACACTATtgccatgtttttattttgttgag CTCCCCATCGTCCTGTCCTCCTTGGTGTCCCTGTACTTCCTGGAGCTGACAGATGTGCTGTCTCCGGCGATGGTGGGCTTCCGTTGCCATGACCGTGACCTCTCCATGCCCTACGTGGAGACTGGTGATGAACTCATCCCTCTGTTGATGCTGCTGAGTTTGGCCTTCGCTGGTCCTGCAGCATCT ATCATGATGGGGGAGGGTCTGATGTATTGTATGCAATCCAAGCTGAAGACTTGTCCCAAGTCGGAGAGCAGCATCAATGCTGGAGGCTGCAGTTTCAACTCCTTCCTACGCAGAACTGTGCGCTTCGTCG GTGTTCACGTGTTCGGTCTCCTGGCAACAGCCCTGGTGACAGATGTCATCCAGTTAGCTACTGGTTACCACGCCCCTTTCTTCCTCACCGTCTGCCAGCCCAATTATACAGTGCCGGGAGTGTCATGTGACAACAATGCCTACGTCACACAGGACATATGCATGGGGAAAGACCTATATGCCATTATGTCAGCTAG GAAAACATTTCCATCCCAGCATGCAACGCTCTCTGGCTTCGCTGCTGTCTATATCTCC ATGTATTTTAATGCCAGCATCAGCAGTACAACCAAGCTGCTGAAGCCATTGCTGGTGTTTGCTTTTTGCATGGCGGCGGGCCTCGCCGGGCTGACACAGATAACTCAGCACCGCAGTCATCCCATAGACGTCTACGTGGGATACCTCATAGGAGCTGGCGTCGGAGTCTACCTG GCGGTGTACGCAGTGGGAAACTTCAAAGCATCAGAAGAAGACGCTCCTTCTTTAACCAAACTTACCCAAGCCCAGCATAAGGACGGCTTGAGGGTGCTGAGCCAGCGGAGTCATGACTCCTTGTACAGGAAGACTCCCAGGGTGTCAGAGAGCAGGGAGGAGCTGGGGGCGGCGCTGGGATCCGGGGCCCGCAGTAAGGTGAGGAGGGAAAAGGCATCCCTGGCGTCCCTAAAACGAGCAAGTGCTGATGTGGAGCTTCTGGCAACCCGGGGTCCCATGGGCAAGGAAACCATGGTAACCTTCAGCAACACCTTGCCCCGAGTTGCAAACGGCAACAGCCCCATCTCTCCCTCAGAGGAGCCGGTTGTCACACAGCGCCACATGACCTTCCACGTGCCCTTTGATCCCCAGAGATCTCGGCAGCTAGTGTCAGAGTGGAAGCAGCGTTCGCTGGAGCTCCGCAGCCAGAGCTCACGAGACGAGGAGGAAGGCATGGACGGAACAGACGGGAGAGATGGAAAAGATGagggaggagcagcaggagaaggaggagaccAGGGGATGCCTTCCTCTCTTTATCCCACAGTGCAAGCCAACAAGGGCACCGCCACACCGACCGGAGCTAGGATGGTGGTGGCACCCCCACTGGTTCACATCCCTGAGGAGGCATCTCGGCCACCGCCTGTCTCTCCAAAGAGTGCCAAGACCAGAGCCAAGTGGCTGTCACTCACCGAGGGAGGAGGGCCAAAAGAGCCAGGAGCAGGGCCCATTGCAGTGTCGACTCCCCGTGTGCCCAACACGCAGCCCGCTCAGCCACCCAGCCAGCAAAGAGTCACTCAG GTCATAGCCATGTCAAAGCAGCAAGGTCATGGCATCATCTCGTCCACTAAGACATCAGAGGGTGGCTCCTCTTCTGGCGGTGGGTCCAATTGTTCTGAGTCACCCTATTACCGCATCCCTTCTGATCGAGACAGCTGCACTGGCAGCAACCCAGGGAGCATCGCCGGCAGTGGGAGCATCGTCACCATCGACGCTCATGCCCCTCACCACCCAGTGGTGCGCGTGTCAGCCAGTAATGGCAAGCCATGGGAGTGGAGGAACACCATCAGCGGTAACATGATGAGTGGCGACCCAGCGGGGGACAAACACCGTGGAGCGCTGCAGCGACAGGAAAATGTCTGTCACTACCGGGATTACCGAACACTCCCAGTGAAAACGGACTCTGTCTGCTCCTCCTCGGCCAGCGGCAGCGGCGATGGTGGACCGGAGCCTCCTCCCCCACCTctacccacctcctcctcccctctccctcccccaccTCAGCTGTCATCATCCCCTCTTCCGCCACCACCCCCTCACTCATCTTCCTCCCCATTGCCGCCCCCTCCACACCCAAGCTCCTCACCAATGCCTCCTTTTCCTCACCCTGCCTCCTCTCACATGCCTCCCCCTCCTCACCCGTCCTCTCAGACATCCCCACCACCCCTCCCACCGTCCTCTCAAATGCCCCCACCTCCTCACCCATCATCTTCCCAAATGCCCCTGCCTCCTCACCCATCCTCCTCCCAAATGCCCCCACCTCCTCACCCATCTTCCTGTCAAATGCCCCCACCTCCACAGCCATCGTCTTCCCCCTTGCCTCCTCCACCACACCCCTCCACCATGCTGCCGCCTCCTCACCCGTCTTGCTCCAGCAtgctcccccctcctccccaccctGACTTACTGATGGACGGCCACAGCCAGATGCTGTCCCGCTCCTCCACCTTGCCTCGTCGGCCCTCCGTCTCCGCCCGCAGCCATGCCGAGCAGGAGAATTACTACAAGGCCATGCAGAACGAGAGGATGTTATAG